A single genomic interval of Penicillium psychrofluorescens genome assembly, chromosome: 2 harbors:
- a CDS encoding uncharacterized protein (ID:PFLUO_003461-T1.cds;~source:funannotate): protein MANPPSQFVQVSPGTSATTANDAFWPWTSTTEAPYGPSNNNNRYFIQPSSRNPSFSSQSVSPGTPGPPPPGGGLESSPNVAWNKVAIPRAPNATTISHRRRSQRACEPCRQRKIKCDGNRPSCSKCIEHSQQCSYEDVKRVRDQKRLGSLSKRVDQYESLLRELEVGADATTARKIRKYLKGPDAALSSQKKEEDDNSSSMASLDGIDMVEEDLNRSKNSRAAGFFGKASEVAWMRDLADDIESKGVTEDSVFKGINYGQQMSADSGHTSISRVNYHLDDLDIPFVDPSDPLAIPSRDLADRYLEAYFALVHPTFNIICKSHFEDQYHQFLDRGYVPHRNWMALLNMIFAIGCRYCRLTDISHAQEDDFLYLTRARKLGLHPHVLFEHSDLQQIQFELLLAVYLLCLGQLNRACKFSHMAFSSALSLGVNLRMANVQNQKDFQETRYRLWWTIFSLECLFSSMTGRASCVDESISSVPTPLPFDEESFTQPAIHQLIKDHRLRESQLQPTIHEPVAQLREQPSVSSWTTTCKPSDSLFFHCLIDLSIITQAVINRVYSIEGIRLGSTQVEHRMHNYGLRLEKWLAKLPPNYQFTNPDSSGPWHLNRAILTNDNAQYTRERVSLAMNYYSARMTLCRPCFTIPTPQSSSTPSSTVQSSSSSHISSSRRPSHSRSHSSSSSVRAELATQCLQAACSLISILPESPSLPWLARTAPWWSVLHFLMQATTALLLGLSSCSLSAPFPDNMDTNEKFSAQPAPEPATTTATLETDLSTAVAQTRKALFWIHAMAVVDPASKRAFRLCAAVMRKIAPPLGLDLSSWPDECVVDSDPEGEGVEG, encoded by the exons ATGGCCAACCCACCCAGTCAATTCGTGCAGGTGAGCCCGGGGACTAGTGCCACCACAGCCAATGATGCCTTTTGGCCTTGGACATCGACCACCGAGGCTCCCTATGGCCCTAGCAACAACAATAACCGCTACTTCATCCAACCTTCTTCGAGGAACCCCTCGTTCTCGTCACAGTCAGTGTCTCCCGGGACCCCGGGCCCTCCTCCCCCTGGTGGCGGGCTCGAGAGCAGCCCCAATGTAGCCTGGAATAAAGTCGCCATCCCTCGAGCACCCAACGCGACCACGAtcagccaccgccgccgctctcaACGGGCGTGTGAGCCCTGCCGCCAACGCAAGATCAAGTGTGACGGCAACCGACCGAGCTGCAGCAAATGTATCGAACACAGCCAGCAGTGTTCCTACGAAGATGTCAAACGGGTCCGCGATCAGAAACGCCTCGGCTCGTTATCCAAGCGCGTGGACCAGTATGAATCTCTGCTCCGTGAGCTTGAGGTCGGTGCCGATGCTACTACAGCGCGCAAGATTAGAAAATACCTAAAG GGCCCAGATGCCGCTTTGTCGAGtcagaagaaggaggaggacgataactcctcgtcgatggcgtcACTAGATGGGATCGAtatggtcgaggaggatttgAACCGCAGCAAGAACTCCCGCGCTGCCGGCTTCTTTGGGAAGGCTTCGGAAGTTGCGTGGATGCGGGATCTCGCAGATGATATCGAAAGCAAGGGCGTCACGGAGGACTCAGTCTTCAAGGGAATCAATTATGGGCAGCAGATGTCGGCGGATAGTGGTCATACTTCCATTTCGAGGGTGAACTATCATCTAGATGACCTGGACATTCCCTTCGTGGACCCTTCCGATCCATTGGCCATTCCTAGCCGAGACCTTGCAGACCGATACCTCGAGGCATATTTTGCTTTAGTTCATCCGACGTTCAACATCATTTGCAAGTCGCACTTCGAGGACCAGTATCATCAATTCTTGGACCGGGGTTACGTCCCGCATCGGAATTGGATGGCGCTGCTCAACATGATCTTCGCCATCGGCTGCCGTTACTGCCGACTCACGGATATTTCTCACGCTCAAGAGGACGACTTTCTGTATTTGACCCGAGCCAGAAAGCTAGGTCTGCACCCACACGTTCTTTTCGAACACAGTGatctccagcagatccaaTTCGAGCTGCTACTGGCTGTCTATCTTCTATGTCTAGGCCAGCTCAATCG AGCATGCAAATTCTCGCACATGGCTTTCAGCTCTGCCCTTTCTCTAGGCGTTAACCTTCGCATGGCAAACGTCCAAAACCAAAAGGACTTCCAAGAAACCCGGTATCGGCTCTGGTGGACCATCTTCTCACTAGAATGTCTTTTCTCGTCAATGACCGGGCGCGCCTCCTGCGTCGACGAGAGCATCAGCTCCGTTCCGACACCACTGCCATTCGACGAAGAATCCTTCACTCAGCCAGCCATCCACCAGCTTATAAAGGACCATAGGCTCCGCGAATCCCAGTTACAGCCTACAATCCACGAGCCGGTGGCTCAGCTCCGAGAGCAACCGtcagtttcttcttggactACAACATGCAAGCCCAGTgattctcttttcttccactgCCTCATCGATCTATCCATCATCACGCAGGCCGTCATCAATAGGGTCTACAGCATCGAAGGTATTCGTCTCGGCAGCACCCAGGTCGAGCACCGCATGCACAACTACGGTCTCCGGCTCGAAAAATGGCTCGCCAAATTACCGCCAAACTACCAATTTACCAATCCCGACTCATCGGGTCCCTGGCATCTCAACCGTGCCATTCTCACCAATGACAATGCCCAATACACAAGAGAACGCGTCAGTTTGGCGATGAACTACTACTCAGCACGTATGACCCTCTGCCGACCATGCTTCACAATACCGACGCCGCAATCTTCGTCGACTCCCTCCTCAACCGTCCAATCATCCTCTAGCTCTCACATTTCTTCATCCCGCCGGCCCTCCCACTCCCGCTCCCACTCCTCGTCATCTAGCGTGCGAGCAGAACTGGCAACACAATGCCTCCAAGCCGCCTGCTCGCTGATCTCCATTCTTCCAGAATCCCCAAGCCTCCCCTGGCTCGCCCGCACAGCGCCATGGTGGAGCGTCCTCCACTTCTTAATGCAAGCCACCActgctctgctgctgggtcTATCATCCTGCTCTCTTTCTGCCCCTTTCCCAGACAATATGGACACAAATGAAAAGTTCTCCGCACAACCCGCACCAGAACCGGCAACAACAACGGCAACGCTGGAAACAGACCTCTCAACCGCCGTTGCGCAGACGAGAAAAGCCCTCTTCTGGATCCACGCCATGGCCGTCGTGGACCCAGCGTCGAAACGTGCGTTTAGGCTGTGTGCCGCTGTTATGAGGAAGATTGCGCCACCGTTGGGACTGGATCTTAGCAGTTGGCCTGATGAGTGTGTTGTTGATTCGGATCCCGAAGGGGAGGGTGTGGAGGGGTGA
- a CDS encoding uncharacterized protein (ID:PFLUO_003462-T1.cds;~source:funannotate) — MGDLYRQLAPGPSPTPEHGNPLGNAARGPSGQTWKKRVSTACLACKKSKRKCSGTAPCDNCRAFNRVCIFDESLDQRRRIAAKRTADELTYHREMLNDLFRLIRIADEAQALRLLDIIRRNAPPEEIRSYINETLNGLDLSSDKVSQETVNKLEDVRRMINVEGAGPSFRRKVMDIHYLCDDATCKVPAKPWTTVTEDNDLVSHLVSLYFTWDYPFHAFLDAEVFIRHMASGELRSEFCTPFLVNAILSNACYFSEFSEAYVVPGDISSKGIDFLAEAERLKEEKPVQPSLAALQGTLLMYERYSMSRNDDLGYRMLHDAIRMGEALGLVGNKGPKLTSEQLSPDMEVSCKRTAWGLFGVDTLVHTGFLRPSLIDHVNMTRIDRNISEDQAVWRPYPTHRDVRPSYLSQFFDESCNLSAIARDISWSMFADNSASNIFGGVKRASREQLYERIRRCLFTCTSDDEVSSTTPDAPHTPESPPGHTLETKYNVWEVTQKAARGIAELTRLHRREYGVSRAHHFAMYAMNLGLFTMLEQEFFDVLDQDFLSLASAFSIVASRSSLGRNLFHIFRQSVRAKAQGSKIRESTSIPDELKDLFDEESSSQGHSRFDEYAEGLEKLNEDEKYHGIGGEGEQSLQDYPGLGLSDMLDRYESLSLGKDEVLAERHRPARC, encoded by the exons ATGGGTGATCTATACCGACAACTAGCACCAGGGCCATCGCCGACCCCAGAACATGGAAATCCCCTCGGAAATGCGGCACGAGGTCCTTCGGGACAAACCTGGAAGAAGCGAGTCTCGACAGCTTGCCTGGCCTGCAAAAAGTCCAAGCGCAAG TGCTCTGGCACAGCACCATGCGACAATTGCCGCGCCTTCAACCGCGTCTGCATATTCGATGAATCTCTCGACCAGCGCCgccgcatcgccgccaagcGCACAGCCGACGAACTCACCTACCACCGCGAGATGCTGAATGACCTCTTCAGACTCATCCGCATAGCCGACGAGGCGCAGGCCCTGCGGTTGCTAGATATTATTCGCCGAAATGCACCGCCCGAAGAGATTCGGTCTTATATCAACGAGACCCTGAACGGTCTCGACTTGTCGTCGGACAAGGTCAGCCAGGAGACTGTCAACAAGCTCGAGGATGTGCGTCGCATGATCAATGTTGAAGGCGCAGGCCCGTCTTTTCGGAGGAAGGTTATGGATATTCATTACCTCTGCGATGATGCGACTTGCAAGGTCCCCGCGAAGCCGTGGACGACTGTCACGGAAGATAATGATCTCGTCTCCCATCTTGTCTCACTATATTTCACGTGGGATTATCCGTTTCATGCCTTTTTGGATGCGGAAGTGTTTATTCGCCATATGGCGAGTGGGGAGTTGAGGTCTGAGTTCTGCACGCCGTTTCTGGTGAATGCCATTTTGAGTAATGCCTGT TATTTCTCAGAGTTCTCGGAAGCGTATGTCGTTCCGGGGGATATCTCTTCTAAGGGGATTGATTTCCTCGCTGAGGCGGAGCGgttgaaggaagagaagccgGTTCAGCCTAGTTTGGCCGCTTTGCAGGGGACGCTTCTTATGTATGAACG ATACTCGATGTCCCGGAATGATGATCTGGGGTATAGAATGCTGCACGATGCCATTCGAATGGGGGAAGCCTTGGGCTTGGTTGGTAATAAAGGCCCTAAGCTCACATCCGAGCAATTGTCGCCAGATATGGAGGTGTCGTGCAAAAGGACAGCATGGGGGTTATTCGGGGTTGACAC ATTGGTTCACACGGGCTTCTTGAGACCCAGTCTCATAGACCACGTCAACATGACCCGCATCGATCGTAACATATCCGAAGATCAAGCCGTTTGGAGACCATATCCAACTCATCGCGACGTGCGACCATCCTATCTGAGCCAGTTCTTTGACGAGTCCTGCAATCTGTCGGCCATCGCACGCGACATCTCGTGGAGTATGTTTGCAGATAACAGCGCCAGCAATATCTTCGGTGGCGTTAAGCGCGCCAGTCGGGAGCAGTTGTATGAACGGATTCGTCGCTG TTTATTCACCTGCACTTCCGATGATGAGGTCTCGAGTACTACGCCCGACGCACCCCACACACCCGAAAGTCCTCCGGGACATACACTGGAGACTAAGTACAATGTATGGGAAGTGACGCAGAAAGCCGCACGAGGCATAGCAGAACTGACGCGATTGCATCGCCGCGAGTACGGCGTGAGTCGCGCGCACCATTTCGCCATGTACGCCATGAACCTGGGACTCTTCACGATGCTGGAACAAGAGTTCTTCGACGTACTTGACCAGGACTTTTTATCCCTGGCGAGTGCGTTTTCCATCGTGGCCAGCCGCTCGTCGCTGGGTCGCAATCTATTTCACATCTTTCGCCAATCTGTCCGAGCCAAGGCGCAGGGTAGCAAGATTCGGGAATCCACCTCCATCCCGGATGAGCTGAAGGATCTGTTCGACGAGGAATCCTCGTCGCAGGGACATAGTCGCTTCGACGAATATGCCGAAGGTCTGGAGAAATtgaacgaggacgagaaaTACCACGGCATTGGCGGCGAGGGTGAACAGAGTCTCCAAGACTACCCCGGTCTCGGGCTGTCGGACATGCTTGACCGCTATGAAAGCCTGAGTCTCGGCAAAGACGAGGTGCTGGCAGAGAGACATCGACCAGCTAGGTGCTGA
- a CDS encoding uncharacterized protein (ID:PFLUO_003463-T1.cds;~source:funannotate) produces MAAKALPSHLRAAASDASNAGSFETKHHGKSQSHMAFENASTSVAASQMRNALNALADTVPDPKEKQRFEAEMDNFFALFRRFLNDKAKGNSVNWDRIAPPQPSQVVGYEDLGADASVEFLNKLAVVKLNGGLGTSMGCVGPKSVIEVREGMSFLDLSVRQIEHLNRTFNVNVPFVLMNSFNTDQDTQSIIKKYEGHNVDIITFNQSRYPRIVKDSLLPAPKSFDAPLQDWYPPGHGDVFESLYNSGTLDKLIARGIEYIFLSNADNLGAVVDLRILQHMADSQSEYIMELTDKTKADVKGGTIIDYDGKVRLLEIAQVPKEHVNEFKSIKKFKYFNTNNIWLNVRAIKRVVEENSLEMEIIANEKSIPADKKGEADQAIYQLETAVGAAIRHFKNAHGVNVPRRRFLPVKTCSDLMVVKSDLYRLEHGQLVMDPNRFGGVPVIKLGSDFKKVSDFQKRIASIPRIVELDHLTITGAVNLGRNVTLKGTVIIVATEGSTIDIPPGSVLENCVVQGSLRILEH; encoded by the exons ATGGCCGCAAAGGCACTCCCTTCTCACCTCCGCGCCGCCGCGAGTGATGCCTCGAATGCGGGTTCCTTCGAGACCAAGCACCATGGCAAGTCCCAGTCGCACATG GCATTCGAGAATGCTTCCACCAGCGTCGCCGCCTCACAGATGCGCAATGCCCTGAATGCGCTCGCCGACACCGTCCCCGACCCCAAGGAGAAGCAGCGCTTCGAGGCCGAGATGGACAACTTCTTCGCCCTGTTCCGCCGCTTTCTGAacgacaaggccaagggcaaTTCCGTCAACTGGGACCGCATCGCGCCGCCCCAGCCCTCGCAGGTTGTGGGGTACGAGGATCTCGGTGCCGATGCATCGGTCGAGTTCCTCAACAAGCTAGCCGTCGTGAAGCTCAACGGTGGTCTGGGTACCTCCATGGGCTGCGTCGGCCCCAAGTCCGTCATCGAGGTCCGTGAGGGCATGTCTTTCCTGGATCTCTCCGTGCGCCAGATCGAGCACCTTAACCGCACCTTCAACGTCAACGTCCCCTTTGTCCTCATGAACTCTTTCAACACCGACCAGGACACCCAGTCCATCATTAAGAAGTACGAGGGTCACAAcgtcgacatcatcaccttCAACCAGTCGCGCTATCCCCGTATCGTCAAGGACTCGCTGCTGCCCGCCCCCAAGAGCTTCGATGCTCCCCTGCAGGATTGGTACCCGCCAGGCCACGGTGACGTGTTCGAGTCGCTGTACAACTCCGGCACGCTGGACAAGCTGATTGCCCGCGGCATTGAGTACATCTTCCTGTCGAATGCCGACAACCTGGGTGCGGTGGTGGATCTCCGCATCCTGCAGCACATGGCCGACTCTCAGTCCGAGTACATCATGGAGCTGACGGACAAGACCAAGGCTGACGTCAAGGGCGGTACCATCATCGACTACGATGGCAAGGTCCGCTTGCTTGAGATTGCCCAGGTGCCCAAGGAGCACGTCAACGAGTTCAAGTCCatcaagaagttcaagtACTTCAACACGAACAACATCTGGCTGAATGTCCGCGCCATCAAGCGTGTCGTCGAGGAGAActcgctggagatggagatcatcgccaacgAGAAGTCCATTCCCgccgacaagaagggcgaggcCGACCAGGCGATCTACCAGCTGGAGACGGCTGTCGGTGCCGCTATCCGCCACTTCAAGAACGCCCACGGTGTCAACGtgccccgccgccgcttcTTGCCCGTGAAGACCTGCTCAGACCTGATGGTCGTCAAGTCCGATCTGTACCGCCTCGAGCACGGCCAGCTCGTGATGGACCCCAACCGTTTCGGCGGTGTGCCCGTCATCAAGCTTGGCTCGGACTTCAAGAAGGTCTCCGATTTCCAGAAGCGCATTGCCAGCATTCCTCGCATTGTCGAGCTGGACCATCTCACCATTACCGGTGCTGTCAACCTGGGCCGCAACGTCACCCTCAAGGGCACTGTCATTATTGTCGCCACCGAGGGCAGCACCATTGACATCCCCCCTGGTTCGGTGCTGGAGAACTGCGTTGTTCAGGGCAGTCTGAGAATCCTGGAGCACTAG
- a CDS encoding uncharacterized protein (ID:PFLUO_003464-T1.cds;~source:funannotate) — protein MGMLAAMATASLRDDVFREDTTTSSFEAHIATLCGHEAGAFVITGTMANQLAIRTLLTQPPYAVLADARAHIIHFEGGSVGMSGASVQEVRPSNGRYMTLEDIMARAILTDDVHKCPTRVISIENTTGGSIVPLAEIQRISQWAHDRDIKLHLDGARLWEAVAARAGSIHDYCRLCDLVSLDFSKNLGAPVGAMVLGSSRLIAQLRRIRKSIGGGMRQSGPLAAVARFAVEEQFGFGVWGSRDKLRSVHEVANRVGKVWVERGGKLLREVETNQIWVDLDHAGVKVGQWNLIGRKHGIALDGKRIVFHHQISSDAIARLDSVFSEVLGARARL, from the coding sequence ATGGGcatgctggccgccatggccacaGCCAGCCTCAGAGACGATGTCTTCCGAGAAGACACAACGACCAGTTCGTTCGAAGCTCATATCGCGACTCTATGTGGCCACGAAGCAGGCGCATTCGTCATCACTGGGACTATGGCGAATCAATTAGCTATCCGGACATTGTTGACCCAGCCCCCCTACGCCGTTCTGGCTGATGCACGTGCACATATCATTCACTTCGAAGGCGGCAGTGTTGGAATGAGTGGTGCTTCTGTCCAAGAGGTCCGGCCCTCAAATGGGAGATACATGACATTGGAGGATATCATGGCACGCGCAATTCTCACAGACGACGTTCACAAGTGTCCAACCCGGGTTATTAGCATTGAAAACACCACTGGTGGCAGCATCGTCCCTCTGGCAGAGATACAGCGAATCAGCCAGTGGGCCCATGATCGCGACATTAAGCTGCACCTTGACGGTGCTCGACTCTGGGAAGCTGTAGCGGCCAGAGCTGGGAGCATTCACGACTATTGCAGACTTTGCGACTTGGTGAGCTTGGATTTTAGTAAGAACTTAGGGGCGCCTGTGGGTGCCATGGTCCTCGGCTCATCGCGGTTGATTGCGCAGCTACGCCGAATCAGGAAAAGTATCGGAGGAGGAATGAGACAGTCGGGGCCACTGGCAGCTGTAGCACGGTTTGCAGTCGAGGAGCAGTTCGGGTTTGGAGTTTGGGGAAGTCGAGACAAATTACGCTCGGTGCATGAGGTAGCAAATCGCGTGGGAAAGGTATGGGTGGAACGCGGCGGGAAACTTCTACGTGAGGTGGAAACAAACCAGATATGGGTCGACCTGGATCACGCCGGAGTCAAAGTTGGACAGTGGAATTTGATCGGAAGGAAGCACGGGATTGCATTGGACGGAAAAAGAATCGTCTTTCACCATCAGATTAGCTCGGATGCTATCGCGCGGCTAGACAGTGTGTTCAGTGAAGTGCTGGGGGCCAGAGCTCGGCTCTAG